The following coding sequences lie in one Longimicrobiaceae bacterium genomic window:
- a CDS encoding FtsX-like permease family protein: MADSPYPASSNATPRISPPASVVGEHVRAAIRTLRNTPGVALPVIAALAFATGLGVPLLGIVRQGVTAGPRYTHPLLREAPGATDWLRWTAERQPLGAMQSQAFGSLLWMTFALTLLLLGIALVNVVTLVLARGSARQPEMAMRTILGAMRRRLVGQLLSESALLAGIGIGLGLLLAWPGAYVLKAAWPSGDAPWSGTGMDGAVLMTVVGAFVVVTLLAWLSPARVAWSRDLRRFVAAGDRATGGPGEAAIRNVLAVLQIAASLVLLTTAGLLLRSFASQRTDDAGLGFDPHGTLTARVTLPGGARLGTARRAEMYEQAMARVRGVPGVVDTSIATTGSWLGVGATDRVTAVCGECAMAGMIKPVSEGEARVQAVGPRFFRTLGAPVVSGRELEMRDRAGAPRVAVISTAFAYRLFPNGEPLGKQIQVGGRSGEWYTVVGVVGEIHARGIGASSQPVPTLYLSALQHPPAAAGLAVRVHGDPARLASAVQRAVRGAVPGAKVTDGMTMDAYLASFAAPLRWFAVVFAALAGAALLLATTGLYAVMAYNVARRTREIGIRMALGARVADVTRLVLRQGLRLTVFGTVIGTMGALSVARSLELSFEGVNALDLPVHATIGATLAIVALTASLRPARRAASVDPQISLRAE; this comes from the coding sequence ATGGCCGATTCGCCATATCCTGCGTCCAGCAACGCAACGCCCCGCATCTCACCGCCGGCGAGCGTGGTCGGGGAGCACGTGCGCGCCGCCATCCGCACGCTGCGAAACACGCCCGGCGTGGCGCTCCCGGTGATCGCGGCACTGGCGTTCGCGACCGGACTTGGGGTGCCGCTGCTGGGGATCGTGCGCCAGGGCGTCACGGCCGGGCCGCGCTACACGCACCCGCTGCTGCGCGAAGCTCCCGGCGCGACGGACTGGCTGCGGTGGACGGCGGAGCGTCAGCCGCTGGGCGCGATGCAGTCACAGGCGTTCGGCTCGCTCCTGTGGATGACGTTCGCGCTGACGCTGCTCCTGCTGGGCATCGCGCTCGTCAACGTGGTCACGCTGGTGCTCGCGCGCGGCTCGGCACGCCAGCCGGAGATGGCGATGCGCACCATCCTCGGCGCGATGCGGCGCCGCCTCGTCGGCCAGCTCCTCTCGGAGAGCGCGCTTCTGGCGGGCATCGGCATCGGGCTGGGGCTGCTGCTGGCGTGGCCGGGAGCATACGTGCTGAAGGCCGCGTGGCCGTCGGGAGACGCGCCGTGGAGCGGGACGGGGATGGACGGCGCAGTCCTCATGACCGTCGTGGGCGCGTTCGTCGTGGTGACGCTACTCGCTTGGCTCTCGCCGGCCAGGGTGGCGTGGAGCCGCGACCTGCGCCGCTTCGTGGCCGCGGGCGACCGCGCCACCGGCGGCCCCGGCGAGGCCGCCATCCGCAACGTGCTGGCGGTGCTCCAGATCGCCGCATCGCTCGTCCTTCTCACCACGGCGGGCCTCCTGCTCCGCAGCTTCGCTTCGCAGCGGACGGACGATGCGGGGCTCGGGTTCGATCCGCACGGGACGCTTACGGCGCGGGTCACGCTGCCCGGCGGCGCGCGGCTGGGTACGGCCCGGCGCGCGGAGATGTACGAGCAGGCCATGGCGCGCGTCCGCGGCGTGCCCGGCGTGGTGGACACCAGCATCGCCACCACGGGCTCGTGGCTCGGCGTGGGCGCCACCGACCGCGTGACCGCCGTCTGCGGCGAGTGCGCGATGGCGGGGATGATCAAGCCCGTGAGCGAGGGCGAGGCGCGCGTCCAGGCGGTCGGGCCGCGCTTCTTCCGCACGCTTGGCGCGCCGGTGGTGAGCGGGCGCGAGCTGGAGATGCGGGACCGCGCGGGCGCGCCGCGAGTCGCCGTGATCAGCACCGCGTTCGCCTACCGGCTCTTCCCCAACGGCGAGCCGCTCGGCAAGCAGATCCAGGTCGGCGGGCGCTCGGGCGAGTGGTACACGGTCGTGGGCGTGGTCGGCGAGATCCACGCGCGCGGCATCGGCGCATCGTCCCAGCCCGTGCCCACGCTCTACCTGTCCGCGCTCCAGCATCCGCCCGCCGCCGCAGGGCTGGCGGTGCGCGTCCACGGCGATCCCGCGCGGCTCGCATCCGCCGTGCAGCGCGCCGTCCGCGGAGCGGTTCCGGGAGCGAAGGTGACGGACGGGATGACGATGGATGCGTACCTCGCCTCGTTCGCGGCGCCTCTGCGATGGTTCGCCGTCGTCTTCGCCGCGCTCGCGGGCGCCGCGCTGCTTCTGGCAACCACCGGCCTCTACGCGGTGATGGCGTACAACGTCGCCCGCCGCACGCGCGAGATCGGCATCCGCATGGCGCTCGGCGCCCGCGTGGCGGACGTGACGCGGCTGGTGCTCCGCCAGGGCCTGCGGCTCACCGTCTTCGGCACGGTGATCGGGACGATGGGCGCTCTCTCCGTCGCCCGCAGCCTGGAGCTCTCGTTTGAAGGCGTGAACGCGCTGGACCTCCCGGTCCACGCCACCATCGGGGCCACGCTGGCGATCGTCGCCCTCACCGCCAGCCTCCGCCCTGCCCGCCGCGCGGCATCTGTCGATCCACAGATCTCCCTCCGCGCGGAGTAG